In Thalassotalea sp. Sam97, a single window of DNA contains:
- a CDS encoding glycoside hydrolase family 16 protein: MRNMILATLSLTAFGCADNYLASEQSLSGHQQDVSAMAMATEATPTNSKWQLIWQDEFSADSIDSTKWSFEQNCFGGGNSERQCYTNRSENAFIDDGVLVIKAIKEDFTGPAKGDDDPSYDISDTRTQPYTSARLRSKDKGDWRYGRFEIRAKLPQGQGSWPAIWMLPTDWAYGSWPLSGEIDIMEAVNLYAKSDADTPPANGLENRIHGTLHYGEKWPNNTYTGTGFTLPTGVNPADGFHVYAVEWEQGEIRWYMDGIHYATQRAENWFSGAVDAKANKYAPFDQRFHMILNLAVGGAWPEAVNEKGVDDSVFPQTMQVDYVRVYQCPINKETGLGCATIGEQALLVK, encoded by the coding sequence ATGAGAAACATGATTCTAGCAACGTTGTCGCTAACGGCGTTTGGTTGTGCTGATAATTATTTGGCAAGCGAACAAAGTTTGTCTGGTCACCAACAAGATGTGTCAGCGATGGCCATGGCAACCGAGGCAACGCCAACAAATAGTAAGTGGCAACTTATCTGGCAAGACGAATTTTCGGCTGATTCTATCGACTCAACAAAGTGGAGTTTTGAACAAAATTGTTTTGGTGGTGGTAACAGTGAGCGTCAATGTTATACCAATCGCAGCGAAAACGCCTTTATTGATGATGGCGTGCTTGTGATTAAAGCGATTAAGGAAGACTTCACCGGTCCAGCAAAAGGTGATGATGATCCTAGCTATGACATTAGCGACACCCGAACCCAGCCATACACATCGGCACGTTTGCGCAGCAAAGACAAAGGCGACTGGCGTTATGGTCGCTTTGAAATTCGCGCAAAGCTACCACAGGGGCAAGGTAGTTGGCCAGCAATTTGGATGCTACCTACCGACTGGGCGTATGGCAGTTGGCCGTTATCGGGTGAAATCGACATCATGGAAGCCGTCAATCTATACGCTAAATCAGACGCTGATACACCACCTGCCAACGGTTTAGAAAACCGCATTCATGGCACCTTGCACTACGGTGAAAAATGGCCAAACAATACCTACACGGGGACAGGCTTTACCTTACCTACAGGTGTAAACCCTGCTGATGGTTTCCATGTTTATGCGGTTGAATGGGAACAAGGTGAAATCCGTTGGTATATGGATGGAATTCATTACGCGACACAACGTGCCGAAAACTGGTTTAGTGGTGCTGTAGACGCAAAAGCAAATAAATACGCGCCGTTTGACCAGCGTTTTCATATGATCTTAAACCTAGCGGTTGGTGGTGCATGGCCAGAGGCGGTCAATGAAAAAGGCGTTGATGACAGCGTATTCCCGCAAACCATGCAAGTTGATTACGTGCGTGTATATCAATGTCCAATAAATAAAGAAACGGGCTTAGGTTGTGCCACGATTGGTGAGCAAGCGCTATTGGTTAAGTAA
- a CDS encoding tryptophan halogenase family protein: MNNNPVKNIVIAGGGTAGWMAASSLAKLFGKNFNITLVESEQIGTIGVGEATIPTLHTLHRLLGINEAEVMAATNATFKLGISFENWRDVGKDYIHSFGTLGHDCWACGFQHFWLKGKEKGMVSEIGDYCPEHLACREGRFAVMANDSLNHAYHLDAGLYAKFLQKIAFAHGCQRIEGKINQVNLCPKSGFITSLDLDNGKRIEGDLFIDCTGFKGLLIEDALHTGFDDWSHMLPCDSAVAVQTKSVSKPVPYTRSIARESGWQWRIPLQNRTGNGLVFCSKHMSDEEAIQTLLDNIEGEPINKPRVIKYKTGVRRKQWNKNCIAIGLSAGFIEPLESTGIHLFQKGIVRLMQLLPHNGINQADIDEFNKQSKAEMLDIRDFIILHYHLTERRDSPFWRYCANMEIPETLQHRMDLFKSTGRVFKKQEELFGETSWVQVMMGQGLMPEGYHPIVDNMPDDELQRFLDKIKDHTKKKVANWPDHMAFINHYCRSTVTDMNDMQKKKA; this comes from the coding sequence ATGAATAACAACCCCGTAAAAAATATCGTAATTGCTGGTGGTGGTACTGCTGGCTGGATGGCCGCTTCGTCATTAGCAAAATTATTTGGTAAAAACTTTAATATTACCCTAGTTGAATCTGAGCAAATCGGCACCATCGGCGTCGGCGAAGCAACCATTCCAACCTTGCATACTTTGCACCGCCTATTAGGTATTAACGAAGCAGAAGTAATGGCCGCGACAAACGCAACCTTTAAATTAGGTATTTCGTTTGAAAACTGGCGTGACGTAGGTAAAGATTACATCCACTCGTTTGGTACCTTAGGTCACGACTGCTGGGCTTGTGGCTTCCAACATTTTTGGTTAAAAGGCAAAGAAAAAGGCATGGTCAGCGAGATCGGTGACTACTGCCCTGAGCATTTAGCTTGTCGTGAAGGTCGCTTTGCGGTGATGGCCAACGACAGCCTAAATCATGCTTATCATTTAGATGCAGGCCTTTACGCTAAGTTTTTACAAAAAATTGCATTCGCACATGGTTGTCAGCGCATTGAAGGGAAAATTAATCAGGTTAATTTATGTCCTAAAAGTGGCTTTATCACCTCATTAGACCTAGATAATGGTAAGCGTATTGAAGGTGACCTGTTTATCGACTGTACTGGCTTTAAAGGCTTGCTAATTGAAGATGCGCTACATACTGGCTTTGATGATTGGAGCCATATGCTACCATGTGATAGTGCGGTTGCGGTACAAACTAAGAGTGTATCAAAGCCTGTGCCTTATACCCGCTCTATTGCACGTGAGTCAGGCTGGCAATGGCGCATCCCTCTACAAAACCGCACGGGTAATGGTTTAGTATTTTGCTCAAAACACATGAGCGATGAGGAAGCAATTCAAACCTTACTTGATAACATTGAAGGTGAGCCAATCAATAAACCTCGTGTGATTAAATACAAAACGGGTGTACGTCGTAAGCAGTGGAATAAAAACTGTATTGCCATTGGCTTGTCGGCTGGTTTTATCGAGCCGTTGGAGTCTACCGGCATTCATTTATTCCAAAAAGGCATTGTCCGTTTAATGCAGTTATTACCGCACAACGGCATTAATCAAGCTGACATTGACGAATTCAATAAACAAAGTAAGGCGGAAATGCTTGATATTCGTGATTTTATTATCTTGCATTATCATTTGACTGAACGTCGTGATTCACCGTTTTGGCGATACTGCGCCAACATGGAAATTCCTGAAACCTTACAGCACCGCATGGACTTGTTTAAGAGCACTGGTCGCGTGTTTAAAAAACAGGAAGAGCTATTTGGTGAAACCTCATGGGTGCAAGTGATGATGGGCCAAGGTCTCATGCCTGAAGGCTACCACCCTATCGTCGATAACATGCCTGACGACGAGCTACAGCGATTTTTGGACAAGATTAAAGATCATACCAAGAAAAAAGTCGCTAATTGGCCGGATCACATGGCGTTTATAAACCATTACTGCCGTTCTACCGTTACTGATATGAACGATATGCAGAAAAAGAAAGCCTAA
- a CDS encoding cupin-like domain-containing protein: MLNVEKHVKQVQGISADNVPQWVVESTEPLLLKGFATHWPLVQAGLQSPQAACDYLREFYQGNPIIACYGDSGINGRVFYNDTFDGFNYQATRVDLNPVLDRLLAHIDDAEPPTMYVGSTEVNQFLPGFKEQHQISIDEHQPLTSIWIGNRSKVAAHYDFPLNIACNVVGRRRFTLFPPEQVKNLYTGPMELAPGGQDISMVDFDAPDFDRFPNFAKAIEHAQVAELEPGDALFLPSMWWHHVEGLDGLNMLLTHWWRDTPAFMGRPHNALLLAMLSLRNLPYEQRQAWKHVFSHYIFDHDEQDIAHLPEAAQGMLKTPMDELTARKIRAELLEKLRR; encoded by the coding sequence ATGTTAAATGTCGAAAAACACGTTAAACAGGTACAAGGTATAAGCGCCGACAATGTGCCGCAGTGGGTTGTTGAATCCACTGAGCCATTGTTATTAAAAGGCTTTGCGACACACTGGCCTTTGGTGCAAGCAGGTCTGCAATCACCACAGGCGGCCTGTGACTATCTACGTGAATTTTATCAAGGCAACCCGATTATTGCTTGTTATGGTGACTCTGGTATTAATGGACGAGTGTTCTACAACGATACTTTTGACGGGTTTAACTACCAAGCCACACGTGTTGACTTAAATCCGGTATTGGATCGCTTACTCGCCCATATTGATGATGCTGAGCCGCCGACAATGTATGTTGGGTCAACAGAGGTCAACCAATTCTTACCGGGTTTTAAAGAGCAGCACCAAATCAGTATTGATGAGCATCAGCCACTAACCAGTATTTGGATAGGCAATCGCAGTAAAGTTGCCGCCCATTATGATTTCCCATTAAACATCGCCTGTAACGTGGTTGGTCGCCGTCGTTTTACCTTGTTTCCGCCAGAGCAAGTGAAAAACTTATATACTGGTCCGATGGAGCTGGCACCCGGTGGCCAAGATATTTCCATGGTCGATTTTGATGCGCCAGACTTTGACCGCTTTCCAAACTTTGCTAAAGCCATAGAGCATGCGCAAGTAGCCGAGCTTGAACCAGGTGACGCGCTATTTTTGCCAAGCATGTGGTGGCATCATGTTGAGGGGTTAGACGGCTTGAATATGTTATTGACCCATTGGTGGCGCGACACGCCTGCCTTTATGGGGAGGCCACATAATGCCCTATTACTGGCCATGCTGAGTCTGCGTAATTTACCATACGAACAGCGCCAAGCATGGAAACACGTTTTTAGCCATTATATTTTCGATCATGATGAGCAAGATATTGCCCACTTGCCTGAGGCTGCTCAAGGCATGTTAAAAACCCCGATGGATGAATTGACCGCGCGAAAAATTCGTGCCGAACTATTAGAGAAATTAAGACGATGA
- a CDS encoding SapC family protein, with translation MANHALLNNIEHKDLKVNTKRSAELGDNIWFSMTFPQEFRSAQSYYPIFFKKDVETGKFICVTLFGFSENENLFLDDNGWNARYIPLSVLRHPFLIARQKVNVDGQEQEQRMLTIDLDSPRVNKDEGHDLFLEFGGNSEYLERISAMMETLHFGALDGMAFCNRLVELNLLEPFTLDVTLNDHSRHQMLGFYTINEEKLNELEVDVLKELKDKGYLQAIYMQIASQGNVSGLLDKKNALVASQAA, from the coding sequence ATGGCAAATCATGCCCTTTTAAACAATATCGAGCACAAAGACCTAAAAGTAAACACCAAACGCAGCGCGGAGCTTGGTGATAACATTTGGTTCTCGATGACCTTTCCACAAGAGTTTCGTAGTGCCCAATCTTACTACCCGATCTTTTTCAAGAAAGACGTAGAAACAGGTAAATTTATTTGTGTGACCTTGTTTGGGTTCAGTGAAAATGAAAATCTATTTTTAGACGATAATGGCTGGAATGCTCGTTATATTCCGCTATCTGTACTTCGCCACCCATTCCTAATTGCCCGTCAAAAAGTGAATGTTGACGGCCAAGAACAAGAGCAACGCATGTTGACTATCGACTTAGATAGCCCGCGTGTTAATAAAGACGAAGGTCATGACTTGTTCTTAGAGTTTGGTGGTAATAGCGAATACTTAGAACGTATTTCAGCGATGATGGAAACCTTACATTTTGGTGCGCTTGATGGCATGGCATTTTGTAATCGATTAGTTGAATTAAACCTACTAGAACCATTTACGCTAGATGTCACGTTGAATGATCACAGCCGTCATCAAATGCTTGGCTTTTATACCATTAATGAAGAAAAGCTAAATGAGCTTGAAGTTGATGTGCTAAAAGAGCTGAAGGATAAAGGTTACTTACAAGCGATTTATATGCAAATCGCCTCGCAAGGTAATGTTAGCGGTTTACTTGATAAAAAGAACGCTCTAGTTGCCTCACAAGCTGCGTAA
- a CDS encoding tryptophan halogenase family protein has product MNQELKNIVIVGGGSAGWLSAAIIASQHQTQGDNAINVTLIESPDVATIGVGEGTWPSMRQTLKSIGISETEFFIECDASFKQASEFRNWTHGNGDSYFHPFTMPSGFHETNIAEFWQQHRDKVSFADATTSQSHVCRNGLAPKQIATPEYSFFLNYGYHLDAGKFATLLQKHCTEKLGVRHILDHVSKVNAHASGDIKSVSSRKHGEIAGDLFIDCTGLKSLLLGEHYGIEFISRQDVLFNDRALAVHVPYAKEDADIASHTISTAQRCGWIWDIGLPSRRGVGHVYSSAHISDEEAANDLRAYIRPALGDKTNDADLRLIKINPGHRAKFWHKNCVAIGMAAGFIEPLEASALALIELSAKMIAEQLPANRQVMDITAKRFNDKFSYRWQRVIEFLKLHYVLSKRDDSDYWRDNRNDQSIPEHLQELLQLWQYQTPYTFDCMHADELFPAASFQYILYGMDFETKLPQRQKRLNNNNMANQYFNDNIKQTQHLMRALSSNRELINKIKQYGFAKV; this is encoded by the coding sequence ATGAATCAGGAATTAAAAAACATTGTCATCGTTGGAGGTGGTAGCGCTGGCTGGTTAAGCGCAGCAATTATCGCCAGTCAACACCAAACGCAAGGTGATAATGCGATTAACGTCACTCTAATAGAGTCCCCTGATGTGGCAACGATTGGTGTTGGTGAAGGTACATGGCCATCGATGCGACAAACCTTAAAAAGCATCGGCATCAGCGAAACCGAATTTTTTATTGAGTGTGATGCCAGCTTTAAACAAGCTTCTGAGTTTCGTAACTGGACACATGGTAATGGCGACAGCTACTTTCACCCATTTACCATGCCAAGCGGTTTTCATGAAACCAATATCGCTGAGTTTTGGCAGCAGCATCGTGACAAGGTGAGTTTTGCTGACGCAACAACCAGTCAAAGCCATGTTTGCCGCAATGGCTTAGCGCCAAAGCAAATCGCCACGCCAGAATACTCGTTCTTTTTAAATTATGGCTATCACCTAGATGCGGGGAAGTTTGCAACCTTACTGCAAAAGCACTGCACCGAAAAGCTTGGCGTGCGACATATTTTGGATCATGTTAGTAAGGTTAACGCTCATGCCAGCGGTGATATCAAGTCGGTATCCAGCAGGAAGCATGGCGAGATTGCCGGTGACTTATTTATTGACTGTACCGGTTTAAAATCGCTGCTATTAGGCGAACACTACGGTATCGAATTTATCAGTCGTCAAGATGTATTATTTAACGACCGAGCTCTTGCCGTTCATGTACCGTACGCGAAAGAGGATGCAGATATTGCATCTCATACCATATCAACTGCACAGCGTTGTGGCTGGATTTGGGATATCGGTTTGCCTTCACGCCGTGGTGTTGGCCATGTTTACTCTAGTGCGCATATTAGCGACGAAGAAGCCGCCAATGATCTGCGGGCCTATATCCGCCCTGCCCTTGGCGATAAAACCAATGACGCTGATCTTCGCCTGATAAAAATCAACCCAGGTCATCGTGCTAAGTTTTGGCATAAAAACTGTGTGGCTATTGGTATGGCGGCTGGCTTTATTGAACCATTGGAAGCCTCGGCGTTGGCTCTTATCGAACTGTCAGCGAAAATGATCGCAGAGCAACTGCCGGCAAACCGCCAAGTGATGGATATCACCGCTAAACGTTTTAATGATAAGTTTAGTTACCGCTGGCAACGAGTGATTGAGTTTTTAAAACTTCATTACGTGCTGTCAAAGCGTGATGATAGCGACTATTGGCGAGACAATCGTAACGACCAGTCAATACCAGAACATTTACAAGAATTATTGCAACTGTGGCAATACCAAACCCCGTACACATTCGATTGCATGCATGCTGATGAGTTATTTCCAGCAGCAAGCTTTCAATATATTTTGTACGGTATGGACTTTGAAACCAAGTTACCGCAGCGGCAAAAACGCCTGAATAATAACAACATGGCGAATCAATATTTTAACGACAATATCAAACAAACCCAGCACTTGATGCGTGCACTAAGCAGCAACCGAGAGCTGATCAACAAGATTAAACAGTATGGTTTCGCCAAAGTATAA
- a CDS encoding TonB-dependent receptor, with protein MSSIKFNKTKLATSLSLVLGASVALPTYAEEAAAEDVEVIEVTGIRGSLTKAMDIKRSASGIVEAINAEDIGKFPDTNLAESLQRISGIAIDRDNGEGSTVSARGFSADRNLVLLNGRQMPTTTGSRSFDFDNVASELISGAEVYKTSDATIATGGIGATINILTHRPLNRPGMQATVGVKGMDDTSTNEGGITPELSGLYSNTFMDDKFGISISGSYAERESGNQVSYVDQGWRTYPSRVDQNWGGSNADWGGVPYENQVNRPDPTQDYIYSVPQTTHYQFQEAQRKRLNSQLVLQYAPNDDMTFTVDYTYMTNKVDRQYNEVSAWYNFVPSENVWVEGDEGVFSPAYYEEPNTPGADLSMALSQSATKAQSDSLAFNFEWQVNDDLWVEFDHHSSHAEETPNSPYGSDAKLSTAAFVRNGTATDFTGDLPVLAVDGVTGPQDAAKDQFLVTGSVFVNVDNQADIDQTQFNGKLELDEFGSIDFGASLIKADKRIRTAIVQNDTWGGAPGAQVGDITNISADLETIHDKFDHIDGGYFADHPSKDQSQFDILDFYWAWDFNELRDFAEANYGSMRDDTPCGTNFCASTAYGTQTDFLVEEEIVSVYTQWNYQGEIGVMPFDVHVGLRYEETEVYGESAVPIYENPRWYAANESVTDPVGQDYLSGSGKYDHLLPNINFNLELNDDMIVRAAYSETIGRAAYGDLQGGAVVGSGFGPTGGGGAGGNPGLEPLESQNFDLSFEWYYDESSYAAIGYFQKNIDNYVGRDLRTEVVFEGLTNPRSGPKVEAARAAGATTNDEIRQYIYDNYKDSDPEHVYMDENGTIVIEGAPDDDPLEYVISEPVNIDESVDFDGWEFSVQHIFGDTGIGFFANYTIVDAGTEYNNRVISDRENYDNTALFGTNDDVQTGISDTTNLVLFYENYGVSARLAYNWREGYLESMGNNTGANPTYVEDYDQIDFQVSYDFADVEGLAVFFEGINITNEYRRKHGRTELDLINVGQQGARYSLGARYTF; from the coding sequence ATGAGTTCTATCAAGTTCAACAAAACAAAGTTGGCTACTAGCCTTTCTTTAGTTTTGGGTGCTTCGGTAGCTCTTCCAACATACGCGGAAGAAGCTGCAGCTGAAGACGTAGAAGTTATTGAAGTTACGGGTATCCGTGGCTCACTAACAAAAGCAATGGATATCAAGCGTTCAGCCTCTGGTATCGTTGAAGCTATCAACGCCGAAGATATCGGTAAGTTCCCAGATACTAACCTAGCTGAATCATTACAACGTATCTCTGGTATCGCGATTGACCGTGATAACGGTGAAGGTAGTACTGTTTCTGCACGTGGTTTCTCTGCGGACCGTAACTTAGTACTATTAAACGGTCGTCAAATGCCAACGACGACTGGTAGCCGTTCATTTGATTTTGATAACGTCGCGTCAGAGCTAATTTCTGGTGCTGAAGTATACAAAACCAGTGATGCAACCATCGCAACCGGTGGTATCGGTGCTACCATCAACATCCTTACTCACCGTCCGCTTAACCGTCCAGGTATGCAAGCAACTGTTGGTGTTAAAGGTATGGATGATACCTCGACTAACGAAGGCGGTATTACACCAGAACTTTCAGGCTTGTACTCAAACACCTTTATGGATGACAAGTTTGGTATCTCAATCTCTGGTAGTTACGCTGAGCGTGAAAGTGGTAACCAAGTATCTTACGTTGACCAAGGCTGGCGTACATACCCATCTCGTGTAGACCAAAACTGGGGTGGTTCAAACGCTGACTGGGGTGGTGTTCCTTACGAAAATCAAGTAAATCGTCCAGATCCTACTCAAGATTACATCTACTCTGTACCACAAACTACGCATTACCAATTCCAAGAAGCGCAACGTAAGCGTTTAAACAGCCAATTGGTATTACAATACGCACCTAACGATGACATGACCTTCACTGTAGATTACACCTACATGACCAACAAGGTTGATCGTCAATACAACGAAGTTTCAGCATGGTACAACTTTGTTCCTTCTGAAAACGTTTGGGTTGAAGGCGACGAAGGCGTATTCTCTCCTGCTTACTATGAAGAGCCAAACACCCCGGGTGCTGACTTATCAATGGCGCTAAGTCAATCAGCAACAAAGGCACAATCTGACTCTCTTGCATTCAACTTTGAATGGCAAGTGAACGACGATTTATGGGTTGAATTTGATCACCACTCTTCGCACGCGGAAGAAACACCAAATAGCCCTTACGGTAGCGATGCTAAACTATCGACAGCGGCGTTTGTTCGTAACGGTACTGCGACTGACTTTACTGGCGATTTACCAGTATTAGCGGTTGACGGTGTAACAGGCCCACAAGATGCGGCTAAAGATCAATTCCTAGTAACCGGTTCTGTGTTTGTAAACGTTGATAACCAAGCAGATATCGACCAAACCCAATTTAACGGTAAGTTAGAATTAGACGAGTTTGGTAGCATTGATTTTGGCGCAAGCTTAATCAAAGCCGATAAGCGTATTCGTACTGCTATCGTTCAGAACGATACATGGGGCGGCGCACCAGGTGCACAAGTTGGTGATATCACTAACATCTCAGCAGATCTTGAAACCATCCACGATAAATTTGATCACATCGATGGCGGTTACTTTGCTGATCACCCAAGCAAAGATCAAAGCCAATTTGATATCCTAGATTTCTACTGGGCATGGGACTTCAACGAGTTACGTGATTTTGCAGAAGCGAACTACGGTTCAATGCGTGATGATACCCCTTGTGGCACTAACTTCTGTGCATCTACTGCGTACGGTACGCAAACTGACTTCTTAGTAGAAGAAGAAATCGTATCAGTTTACACTCAGTGGAACTACCAGGGCGAAATTGGCGTAATGCCATTTGACGTACACGTAGGTCTTCGTTACGAAGAAACCGAAGTTTACGGTGAATCTGCTGTACCAATCTATGAAAATCCACGTTGGTATGCTGCGAACGAATCAGTTACTGATCCAGTAGGTCAAGACTACTTATCAGGTTCTGGTAAGTACGATCACTTACTACCTAACATCAACTTTAACTTAGAGCTAAACGACGACATGATCGTTCGTGCAGCATACAGTGAGACCATCGGTCGTGCCGCATACGGTGACCTTCAAGGTGGTGCTGTTGTAGGTTCTGGTTTTGGTCCAACAGGTGGCGGCGGTGCCGGCGGTAACCCGGGTCTTGAGCCTCTAGAGTCACAAAACTTTGACTTATCATTTGAGTGGTACTACGACGAGTCTAGCTATGCGGCTATTGGTTACTTCCAAAAGAATATCGACAACTACGTAGGTCGTGACTTACGCACTGAAGTGGTATTCGAAGGTCTAACTAACCCACGTAGCGGCCCGAAAGTAGAAGCAGCACGTGCAGCGGGTGCAACTACTAACGATGAAATTCGTCAATACATCTACGATAACTACAAAGACTCTGATCCAGAGCATGTTTACATGGATGAAAACGGTACTATCGTTATCGAAGGTGCACCAGATGATGATCCACTAGAGTACGTAATCTCAGAGCCAGTAAACATCGATGAGTCTGTTGACTTTGATGGTTGGGAATTCTCTGTACAACACATCTTTGGTGACACGGGTATCGGTTTCTTCGCTAACTACACCATCGTCGATGCAGGTACTGAATACAACAACCGTGTAATCTCAGATCGTGAGAACTACGATAACACTGCATTGTTTGGTACTAACGACGACGTACAAACAGGTATCTCTGATACCACTAACCTTGTTCTTTTCTACGAGAACTACGGTGTATCGGCTCGTTTAGCATACAACTGGCGTGAAGGTTACCTAGAGTCTATGGGTAACAACACCGGTGCTAACCCAACATACGTTGAAGATTACGACCAAATCGACTTCCAAGTAAGCTATGACTTTGCTGACGTTGAAGGTTTAGCGGTATTCTTCGAAGGTATCAACATCACTAACGAATACCGTCGTAAGCACGGCCGTACTGAGTTAGACCTAATCAACGTAGGTCAACAAGGTGCACGTTACAGCTTAGGTGCTCGTTACACTTTCTAA
- a CDS encoding sugar-binding protein — protein MNIYLMNHINHRQASTAIGLIASYWRKFSALLPLWLVLVATTTVMASHAQAKADFVAIHSLQPVVVDANDSDTVWQQATWYPLDKHMIGDVPLPEDFSGRFKLAWDADYLYLLVELQDDVLFDQHPDPLYKYWDDDALEIFIDEDASGGDHLYNYNAFAYHIALDHQAIDIGGKTSDGGNEFVALNSHINSAWQRQQRQGSPIIWEVAMEIHDDSFHHNVVSAANARSRVTLNVGKQLGFMLAYCDNDGSKEREHFLGSTEITPVNGDKNLGYKTADVFGKLLLVSAPAMIER, from the coding sequence ATGAATATTTATCTCATGAACCATATTAACCATCGTCAAGCATCGACAGCGATTGGCTTGATAGCCAGCTACTGGCGAAAATTTTCAGCATTGTTGCCTTTATGGCTTGTTTTAGTGGCTACAACGACCGTCATGGCTTCGCATGCGCAAGCAAAAGCTGACTTTGTGGCAATACATTCTCTTCAGCCTGTCGTGGTTGATGCGAATGATAGTGATACTGTTTGGCAGCAAGCGACTTGGTATCCTCTTGATAAACACATGATTGGCGATGTGCCGCTACCGGAAGATTTCAGTGGCCGATTTAAATTGGCCTGGGACGCAGATTACTTATATTTATTGGTGGAGTTACAAGATGATGTTCTGTTTGATCAACATCCTGATCCTCTATACAAATACTGGGATGATGATGCACTAGAAATATTTATTGATGAAGATGCTTCTGGTGGTGATCACCTTTATAACTATAATGCCTTTGCATATCATATCGCCCTTGATCATCAAGCGATTGATATTGGTGGTAAAACTTCGGATGGTGGTAACGAATTTGTGGCTCTTAATTCGCATATCAACAGTGCCTGGCAACGTCAGCAACGCCAAGGTAGTCCAATTATTTGGGAAGTTGCCATGGAAATTCACGACGATAGCTTCCACCATAATGTCGTAAGCGCCGCAAATGCTCGTTCGAGAGTGACATTAAACGTCGGTAAGCAATTGGGCTTTATGTTGGCATATTGCGATAACGATGGTAGTAAAGAGCGTGAGCATTTTCTCGGCTCAACGGAAATAACGCCGGTTAATGGCGACAAGAATCTTGGCTATAAAACAGCGGATGTGTTTGGCAAGCTGTTATTAGTCAGTGCGCCAGCGATGATTGAGCGATAG
- a CDS encoding protein-disulfide isomerase gives MNAELFFIYDSHCPWSYAASALIEAIDKQYPDMPKHLWHIAHYDGSDSAGKKQVEKVAEQSVAHFGMDYIRDAEHSQDATMAANFLAWTANKQPHQSVKVLCELQRQHFVDNVPFTDKADFDALCQKFKLSPPGKVFKDSLSRDAEYALSEIEEIQEVIQTKAFPALLLAVDDNLVLLNHNLYLTNPKAIVDAVALELK, from the coding sequence ATGAACGCAGAATTATTTTTTATATATGACAGTCATTGTCCATGGAGTTATGCCGCGTCGGCACTGATCGAAGCTATCGATAAGCAGTATCCAGACATGCCAAAACATTTATGGCACATAGCTCATTATGATGGCAGCGATAGCGCGGGCAAAAAGCAAGTCGAAAAAGTCGCCGAGCAAAGTGTTGCCCATTTTGGCATGGATTATATCCGCGATGCGGAGCACTCTCAGGATGCAACGATGGCCGCGAACTTTTTAGCGTGGACAGCAAATAAACAACCACATCAATCGGTTAAGGTGTTGTGTGAGTTACAACGTCAACACTTTGTTGACAATGTACCGTTTACCGATAAGGCCGATTTTGATGCATTGTGTCAGAAATTTAAGCTTTCACCACCGGGCAAGGTGTTTAAAGACAGTTTATCACGAGACGCTGAATACGCACTCAGCGAGATAGAAGAAATACAAGAAGTGATTCAGACGAAAGCATTCCCAGCGTTATTACTGGCTGTAGATGATAACCTAGTGCTGTTGAACCATAACCTATATTTAACCAATCCCAAGGCGATTGTTGACGCTGTTGCTCTGGAGCTTAAATAG
- a CDS encoding TIGR02450 family Trp-rich protein — MISPKKLLNSKWTKLTDIRDKERHFLVVNVAYDDNGKVILCRIQAVINANQYDIDWRSLKEVEQWRAGWH; from the coding sequence ATGATCTCGCCTAAAAAATTACTAAATAGCAAATGGACTAAGCTCACCGATATTCGTGATAAAGAGCGTCATTTTCTAGTGGTTAACGTTGCTTATGATGATAATGGCAAGGTGATCTTATGTCGTATCCAGGCGGTTATTAATGCTAATCAATACGACATTGATTGGCGGTCGTTAAAAGAGGTGGAACAGTGGCGAGCAGGTTGGCATTGA
- a CDS encoding glutaredoxin family protein, whose product MKRITLYTMNNCPHCLTAKQYLDSQGIRYRLCNVSTPNGRKEFQKLGFRGVPVLKIGEQFLNGFSIKQFQRLYKG is encoded by the coding sequence ATGAAACGAATTACCCTTTACACCATGAACAATTGCCCGCATTGCCTGACGGCCAAACAATATCTTGATAGCCAAGGTATACGTTACCGTTTGTGTAACGTCAGTACGCCAAATGGCCGTAAAGAGTTTCAAAAACTTGGTTTTCGTGGTGTGCCGGTTCTGAAAATAGGTGAGCAATTTTTAAATGGCTTTTCGATTAAACAATTTCAGCGTCTCTATAAAGGTTAG